The Kroppenstedtia pulmonis genome has a segment encoding these proteins:
- the ilvB gene encoding biosynthetic-type acetolactate synthase large subunit: MLTENTKDTEKREKGYTGSEILLRCLIQEGVEVIFGYPGGAVLPIYDSLYQGSLKHLLARHEQGAIHAADGYARATGKPGVCIATSGPGATNLVTGIATAQMDSIPLVCITGNVPQDLMGTDAFQEADILGITTPITKHSYLVTDVKDLPQVVKEAFHIATTGRPGPVLIDIPKDVSNARSDFHYPKDVFIPGYQPTSSPHPLQIQRLHKALTEAKKPLILAGGGVVTSGAEEELIRFAEGAHVPVTTTLMGLGGFPGQHPLWLGMPGMHGTYAANNALLDCDLLIGIGARFDDRVTMGRIDKFATGAKIVHIDIDPAEIGKNVETFIPIVGDVKKVLTDAVKGLPRCQSDAWVEHVQGWYREYPYSYRQEEEVLKPQWVIEHLYETTKGEAVVTTDVGQHQMWVAQYFKFARPRSFITSGGLGTMGFGYPAALGAQLGRPGEVVISVTGDGGFQMTSQELALAALSNIPVKVVIINNHCLGMVRQWQELFHKKRYSEVDLSGGPDFVKLAEAYGIKGYRAKNRKEAVQVWKQALNHPGPAVVDFWVNKEENVYPMVASGSGLDEMIMGDEDE, translated from the coding sequence ATGTTAACGGAAAACACCAAAGATACGGAAAAGAGAGAAAAGGGGTACACCGGATCAGAGATTCTGCTCCGATGTTTGATACAGGAAGGAGTGGAGGTGATATTTGGCTATCCAGGGGGAGCGGTATTGCCCATCTATGATTCTTTGTACCAAGGATCACTGAAACATTTGTTGGCCCGTCATGAGCAAGGAGCGATTCATGCAGCCGATGGTTATGCCCGGGCTACAGGAAAGCCTGGAGTATGTATCGCTACTTCCGGTCCAGGGGCTACTAATTTGGTTACCGGAATCGCTACAGCTCAGATGGATTCCATTCCCTTGGTTTGTATCACAGGCAATGTGCCACAGGATCTGATGGGTACCGATGCTTTTCAGGAAGCGGATATTCTGGGAATTACGACACCGATTACCAAACACAGCTATCTGGTGACGGATGTGAAGGATCTGCCTCAGGTGGTGAAAGAAGCTTTTCACATTGCCACAACAGGGAGACCAGGTCCGGTTTTGATTGATATCCCCAAGGATGTTTCCAATGCGAGGTCGGATTTTCATTATCCCAAGGATGTATTCATTCCAGGTTACCAACCAACCTCCTCGCCTCATCCATTGCAAATTCAACGACTGCATAAAGCCTTGACCGAGGCCAAAAAACCGTTGATCCTGGCCGGAGGCGGAGTGGTAACTTCAGGAGCCGAAGAGGAGTTGATCCGATTTGCCGAAGGAGCCCATGTTCCGGTTACAACAACGTTGATGGGCTTAGGCGGATTTCCCGGGCAACATCCCCTTTGGCTGGGAATGCCGGGAATGCATGGAACATATGCTGCCAATAACGCTTTGCTGGACTGCGATCTTTTGATCGGTATCGGGGCCCGGTTTGATGACAGGGTGACAATGGGGCGTATCGATAAATTTGCCACAGGTGCCAAAATTGTTCATATCGATATCGATCCGGCAGAAATCGGAAAAAATGTGGAGACGTTTATACCCATCGTGGGAGATGTGAAAAAAGTACTTACGGATGCGGTGAAGGGCTTACCCCGTTGTCAATCTGATGCCTGGGTGGAACATGTCCAGGGTTGGTACCGGGAATATCCCTACAGTTACCGGCAGGAAGAGGAGGTGTTAAAGCCCCAGTGGGTGATTGAACATTTGTATGAGACCACCAAGGGTGAAGCGGTGGTTACGACGGATGTGGGACAGCATCAGATGTGGGTGGCACAATATTTCAAATTTGCACGTCCCCGGTCTTTTATCACCTCCGGGGGATTGGGTACAATGGGCTTCGGTTATCCAGCCGCCTTAGGTGCGCAATTGGGTCGCCCCGGCGAAGTCGTGATCAGTGTCACGGGAGACGGGGGCTTCCAGATGACAAGCCAAGAGTTGGCATTGGCGGCACTTTCCAATATTCCAGTGAAAGTGGTGATTATCAACAACCATTGTCTCGGTATGGTCCGACAGTGGCAGGAGTTATTTCATAAAAAACGGTACAGCGAGGTGGATCTTTCCGGTGGTCCCGATTTCGTCAAATTAGCTGAAGCATACGGCATCAAGGGATATCGAGCCAAAAACCGGAAAGAGGCGGTACAGGTGTGGAAACAAGCTTTGAATCATCCTGGTCCGGCAGTGGTGGATTTCTGGGTGAATAAGGAGGAAAATGTGTATCCGATGGTAGCCTCGGGATCCGGATTGGATGAGATGATCATGGGAGATGAAGATGAATGA
- the ilvN gene encoding acetolactate synthase small subunit codes for MRHVLSVMVNDQPRVLARVAGLLGRRNFNIESISVGESEEKGLSRMVIVTRGDEHTMEQIAKQLHKLVDVIKVQDLSTRPSVERELLLVKVEARPGTRMEVRGIVEPFRATVVDVSSHCFMVQATGERSKLDALLELLRPYGIKEMARTGVTALSRSPAKVVE; via the coding sequence ATGAGACACGTACTGTCAGTGATGGTGAATGATCAGCCTCGTGTACTGGCTCGAGTAGCCGGACTCCTGGGACGGAGGAATTTCAATATCGAAAGTATCAGTGTCGGGGAATCCGAAGAGAAGGGTTTATCCCGGATGGTGATTGTCACCCGCGGTGATGAGCATACCATGGAGCAAATTGCCAAACAGCTTCACAAGCTGGTGGATGTCATCAAGGTACAGGATCTGAGTACTCGTCCGTCGGTGGAACGGGAACTGCTTCTGGTCAAGGTGGAAGCCCGTCCCGGAACTCGTATGGAAGTCCGAGGGATCGTAGAGCCTTTCCGGGCGACGGTAGTGGATGTAAGCTCCCATTGCTTTATGGTTCAAGCCACAGGAGAAAGAAGCAAACTGGATGCTCTTTTGGAATTATTACGTCCCTATGGTATCAAGGAAATGGCCAGAACCGGCGTAACGGCACTGTCCCGTAGTCCAGCCAAGGTGGTGGAGTAA
- the ilvC gene encoding ketol-acid reductoisomerase, giving the protein MAKIYEAQDANMEYLKGKTVAIVGYGSQGHSQAQNLRDSGVHVVIGLRRGPSWDQAKKDGFSVFNVDEAVKQADVVMLLMPDEVQAKVYKEQVAPYLKSGNALFFSHGFNIHFKQIQPPEDVDVVLIAPKGPGHLVRRVYEEGFGVPALIAVEQDASGKAKDLGLAYAKGIGATRAGVIETTFKEETETDLFGEQAVLCGGVTQLVKNGFETLTEAGYQPEIAYYECLHELKLIVDLMYEGGLAGMRYSISDTAEYGDYMSGKRVVGEASRQGMKEVLKEIQDGTFAEKWIQENKDGRGEFKRIAEAEKNHALEKVGAELRKTMAWIDKKEVVKS; this is encoded by the coding sequence ATGGCAAAGATTTATGAGGCACAGGATGCGAATATGGAGTATCTGAAAGGAAAAACAGTGGCGATAGTCGGTTATGGCAGTCAGGGACATTCCCAGGCTCAAAATCTGCGTGACAGCGGGGTTCATGTGGTAATCGGGCTTCGACGGGGGCCGTCATGGGACCAGGCGAAAAAGGATGGTTTCTCTGTTTTTAACGTAGATGAAGCAGTAAAGCAAGCCGATGTGGTGATGCTATTGATGCCGGATGAAGTACAGGCGAAGGTGTATAAAGAGCAGGTTGCTCCTTACTTAAAGTCCGGTAATGCTCTCTTTTTCTCCCATGGATTTAATATTCATTTTAAGCAGATCCAGCCTCCGGAGGATGTCGATGTGGTGTTGATTGCTCCAAAAGGACCCGGACATTTAGTACGACGAGTGTATGAAGAAGGTTTTGGCGTCCCGGCATTGATTGCAGTGGAGCAAGATGCCAGTGGTAAGGCCAAGGATCTGGGACTTGCCTACGCTAAGGGGATAGGGGCAACCCGAGCCGGTGTGATTGAGACCACCTTTAAAGAAGAGACGGAGACGGACCTTTTCGGGGAGCAGGCTGTTCTCTGCGGAGGTGTCACCCAGTTGGTCAAAAATGGGTTTGAAACATTGACGGAAGCAGGTTATCAACCAGAAATTGCTTATTATGAATGTCTTCATGAGTTAAAGTTGATAGTGGATTTGATGTACGAAGGCGGTTTGGCAGGTATGCGTTATTCTATCAGTGATACAGCGGAATACGGAGATTACATGAGTGGAAAACGGGTTGTTGGGGAAGCTTCCCGGCAAGGGATGAAAGAAGTGCTGAAGGAGATCCAAGATGGCACCTTCGCCGAAAAATGGATCCAGGAGAACAAAGATGGACGCGGGGAGTTCAAACGAATTGCGGAAGCCGAGAAAAATCATGCTCTGGAAAAAGTAGGGGCGGAATTGCGGAAAACAATGGCCTGGATCGATAAAAAAGAAGTCGTCAAGTCGTAA
- a CDS encoding 2-isopropylmalate synthase: protein MRSVQFFDTTLRDGEQSPGVNLSMEEKVAIALQLEQLGIDVIEAGFAVASQDDWKSVRQVALSVKGATVVSLARAVEKDIESAREALIGAESPGIHVFLATSPIHRTYKLKMTRDEVVERAVAAVRLAKKYFPHVEFSAEDGGRTEKDFLCQVAEKVIEAGADVINIPDTVGYLTPDEYGGIFRYLKQNVKGIEHVRLSAHCHNDLGMATANTLAAIEAGVEQVEGTINGIGERAGNVALEEVAMALVTRKSHYQVTTRIKTEEIAKTSRMVSKMTGMFVPGNKAVVGANAFAHESGIHQDGMLKHSETYEIIRPEMVGQTKSLLVMGKHSGRHAFQDKLESMGYQFSDEQLNQLFIRFKELTGRKKRIEDEDLISLVEERWGETEEVFSFDSIQLSYGSRSMASLRLKDTREDKMKEEAACGNGSVDAIFRAIDRITNEKVELEDYKIISVTQGKDALGEVYVKLRQGEHTIQGRGVSTDILEASARAYIHAVNRLLFIRKGPGQRTEMPVG, encoded by the coding sequence ATGCGGTCCGTTCAGTTTTTTGATACCACGCTCCGGGACGGGGAACAATCCCCAGGAGTCAATTTGAGCATGGAAGAGAAGGTGGCAATCGCCCTTCAATTGGAACAGCTGGGGATTGATGTGATCGAGGCCGGCTTCGCCGTTGCCTCCCAGGACGACTGGAAGTCTGTTCGTCAGGTGGCTCTTTCAGTGAAAGGAGCAACGGTGGTCAGCTTGGCTCGTGCAGTGGAAAAAGATATTGAAAGTGCCCGGGAAGCGCTGATCGGGGCGGAATCTCCGGGAATCCACGTTTTTCTGGCGACATCTCCCATCCACCGTACTTACAAGCTTAAAATGACCAGGGATGAAGTGGTGGAGCGCGCTGTTGCCGCAGTACGACTGGCAAAGAAATATTTTCCCCATGTGGAGTTCTCCGCTGAGGACGGGGGAAGGACGGAAAAGGACTTTCTGTGTCAAGTGGCGGAAAAGGTGATTGAAGCCGGGGCGGATGTAATCAATATACCGGATACCGTGGGTTACTTGACACCTGACGAATACGGAGGCATCTTCCGTTACCTGAAGCAGAATGTCAAAGGAATTGAACATGTACGTTTATCCGCCCACTGTCACAATGATCTGGGAATGGCTACAGCCAATACGTTAGCCGCTATTGAGGCTGGGGTGGAACAGGTGGAAGGAACGATTAACGGGATTGGTGAACGGGCGGGTAACGTAGCCTTGGAAGAGGTAGCGATGGCTTTGGTGACACGGAAGTCTCATTATCAAGTTACCACCCGTATCAAGACCGAGGAAATCGCCAAAACCAGTCGAATGGTCAGTAAAATGACCGGTATGTTTGTGCCGGGAAACAAAGCGGTGGTAGGAGCCAATGCCTTTGCCCATGAGTCGGGAATTCATCAGGATGGCATGTTAAAACACAGTGAAACCTATGAAATCATACGACCTGAAATGGTGGGGCAAACAAAGTCCCTGTTGGTGATGGGGAAGCATTCCGGTCGGCATGCCTTTCAGGATAAGCTGGAAAGTATGGGTTACCAGTTTAGTGATGAACAGCTGAATCAATTGTTTATCCGATTTAAAGAATTGACTGGGCGGAAAAAGAGGATTGAAGATGAAGACTTGATTTCACTGGTGGAAGAAAGATGGGGAGAGACAGAAGAAGTTTTCTCCTTTGATTCCATTCAGCTCTCTTATGGAAGTCGCTCCATGGCATCTCTTCGTCTGAAGGATACCAGAGAGGATAAGATGAAGGAAGAAGCTGCCTGTGGCAATGGTTCCGTGGATGCTATTTTTCGGGCGATTGACCGGATCACGAATGAAAAAGTGGAATTGGAAGATTACAAAATAATCTCTGTCACGCAGGGAAAGGATGCCTTGGGTGAGGTGTATGTCAAGCTGAGACAGGGAGAACACACGATCCAGGGCCGGGGTGTGAGCACAGATATACTGGAAGCCAGTGCACGAGCTTATATTCATGCCGTAAATCGATTGCTTTTTATTCGTAAAGGTCCCGGCCAACGAACGGAGATGCCTGTAGGCTAG
- the leuB gene encoding 3-isopropylmalate dehydrogenase: protein MTKKKRIAVLPGDGIGPEIVEEGIKVLKETGKQFGYQFDFSFGLVGGGAIERLKNPLPEETLKHCKEADAVLLGAVGGPRWDRNPPHLRPEKALLGLRQELGLYANLRPAILFSGMEKSSALRPEVLDGVDLLVVRELTGGIYFGEKKTVNTSKGTYAMDTLTYHEQEIERIARRAFHLARSRRKKVISVDKANVLESSRLWRQVVERVGRSFPDIQLEHMLVDNCAMQIISRPSDFDVIVTENMFGDILSDEAAILTGSIGMLPSASLGEGTFGMYEPVHGSAPDIANLGIANPIATILSVAMMFRHSFQDEEAAQGIEFAVQDALACGARTTDIAAVGDLPLGTEEMGDRIVEGIRGYRWVSV from the coding sequence ATGACGAAGAAGAAACGGATCGCAGTGCTTCCAGGTGATGGAATCGGTCCCGAGATCGTAGAAGAAGGAATCAAGGTATTGAAGGAAACAGGGAAACAATTTGGCTATCAGTTTGATTTCTCCTTTGGTTTAGTGGGAGGTGGAGCGATTGAACGGTTGAAAAACCCCCTTCCCGAGGAGACCCTGAAGCATTGCAAAGAGGCGGATGCCGTTTTGTTGGGAGCTGTAGGGGGACCACGCTGGGACCGGAATCCACCCCACCTGCGCCCGGAAAAAGCATTGTTGGGATTGCGACAGGAGTTGGGTCTTTATGCCAACCTTCGCCCTGCCATCCTTTTTTCGGGAATGGAAAAAAGTTCGGCTCTCCGTCCAGAGGTTCTGGATGGAGTGGATTTATTGGTGGTACGGGAATTAACCGGGGGGATCTATTTCGGAGAAAAGAAAACCGTAAACACTTCAAAGGGTACCTACGCCATGGATACCCTGACATACCATGAACAGGAGATTGAACGAATCGCCCGTCGTGCTTTTCACTTGGCCAGGAGTCGAAGGAAAAAAGTGATATCCGTGGATAAGGCCAATGTTTTGGAAAGTTCCCGTCTTTGGCGACAAGTAGTGGAGCGAGTGGGCCGTTCTTTTCCGGATATTCAGCTGGAACACATGCTGGTGGATAACTGTGCCATGCAGATCATCAGTCGTCCGTCTGACTTTGATGTCATCGTGACAGAAAATATGTTTGGGGATATCCTCAGTGATGAGGCGGCGATCTTGACCGGTTCCATCGGTATGTTACCCTCTGCCAGTCTTGGAGAGGGGACATTTGGGATGTATGAACCTGTCCACGGTTCTGCTCCGGACATCGCCAATCTGGGTATAGCAAACCCCATTGCCACAATCCTGTCGGTGGCAATGATGTTCCGCCATTCTTTCCAGGATGAGGAAGCGGCCCAGGGGATCGAGTTTGCTGTTCAGGATGCGTTGGCATGCGGTGCCCGTACGACAGATATTGCCGCCGTTGGAGATTTACCCTTGGGCACAGAGGAAATGGGAGATCGGATTGTTGAAGGCATCAGAGGGTATCGGTGGGTTTCGGTATAA